Genomic DNA from Porites lutea chromosome 4, jaPorLute2.1, whole genome shotgun sequence:
GAGGTCAAACGCACTCGGCACTTATTTGTAAACATATTGCCATTGGAGGTGACCTCTCTCAAAACCCCGGTTGTCATTTCATGAGTTATACATGCCAAAAGACCTGAAAGACCAACTATAAATATCCACTGGAAGttataaatatttaaataaagcaAATAGGCGATAATGATGAAGATGACCTCTATGCCAAGACATTGGCAACAACAATTTGTGTGAACTTACAAAAAACAAAGTTGACATAAATATGGTTTCCATCTCAAGGCGGTGAAAAGGCATACGTCACATCGAGAAAAGTATTTTCGGAGCCACGTAGATTCCACATCCATGCATGTGTTACCATGGCGGTGGATTTAATATGAAATCACAGATAAGGAAAtgtaggccccgtccacacgagttgtgacatttttgaaaccgccATTTtttatccggattcgtgtggacgggacCTTCAACCAATCTggagagcggtttcaaaaagATGTGGTCTCGGAAAGCGggttcactggtttcgtgtggacgAAAGGCTGATTTGCGCCAAAAAAAATATGCGGTTTAAAAACTAGGTGGATTCGTGTCAACATGGACTAATTATGTTTGAAGACAAAGTGATTTTTAATAAGTTTTATTTGTGTCTTGTTACCACAGGATGTAGTAGGATGTGTTTGGTCGGACATGCCCAGCTGCACTGGTGAAGTGATAACCCAGTGGAGAGCCTGGGTTCTGCAGGTTGCTTCTTTGGAGACTTTTCTTGGCATCTGTCCTGAAGATTATCTCAATCTACAACTGATGTATGACGCCTTGCCCGAGGACTGTAAGAACACTTTTTCACGCCCATTTTGTTATTTAGATATATTTAGTATCCTTCCTGCTGTCCTGATTGACCAAGATAGGCAATTTTACTTACATCGTCCCAGTAAGGAATCCCTGAAAGGCTGGAGAGAATGTACACCCCTAAGTGATTACACATTTATGTGTGACAGGTTATAAGTTAAACAGAAAAATACTTGTACATTTCTCCTATTCTCTCAtcaaagtaaaaagaaaagacttATGTTATTCGTTAAATAGACATTTGTGAAATACAGTTAACACTTGCCAGATAAAGACATAACAGTGAAGTCACTGGTATAAGCAACATAGCTTATATTAGCGACGTATGTTCAGTGGAACTTCGACATCGTGAGGTCCACTCATTGTATGTTGCAAAATGTAAACCAACCATTAATTCATCAACTTGCTAGTAGTGGTAGAGGGTCAGAATTAATTCCCGTTGGTGGATAGGTAACGATAGTTTAGGGacagtctatgacgtcacccattgttataacctgggggaaaaatgcgttcctccatactaattaagtgcctaggcttgcccgttaagtaaTTTGAGCCCGGTTTTCAGACCGTCTattgaaaggaaaataggactaagagaagcgatcacctagcaacgcgagaaacggcttcctatatcttatttcgcgctaaaactcagatatataaacaaCACACATAAAGAAAATGGACTTGAAAGCAATAGAagtgtggtggtggtggtggtagtatATAGTTTCACTATTTACGAAGCTGTGTTAAAAAAAGTTGagtgtagggtcgatgtggggtcgatgtggtcGTGGAAGGAAAacatatataataaaatgaAGAGGAGGagcgaaaataataaaattgagggaaatattaaaattgtggtggagggaataaaaaattgAGGGAGAATattaaaattgtggaggagggaaatCAAGAATGAggagccaaaataataaaattgtggaggagggaataaaaaaaaaaaattgaggaagGGAAACGTGGTAAAAAAAGATAGCTTactttctttgactattttgatagatttctttcaaatcgctgtgtatttgacataatttgttttaacttatctcgtgtctgattttattgctagcaattattagtcgcgtgtttaatCAATttatccttgttaagttattaattgttttacaataatacgtcaagatgcTCCCGTAgggtttttcctgtagagctaatttgtattcaactttgggcttgtgaactcggaTAATTACCTGACTAACGGTGCGAGATAGAGCGGAGAAAacggttctgtaatagtcagacaaaattgaaatagagtgttttcagctccactttgtgtatatgtccgtgtgttttgtttatatatccgagttttagcgctaaataagatgacgcaaattaaattgaaataaagacttttcaactccactttctatatgtgttttgtttatatatccgagttttagcgctaaataagatatagaaagccgtttctcgcgttgctaagTGATcacttctcttattcctattttccttttaatagacggtctggaaaccgggctcaagttacttaacgggcaagccTAGGCAATcctaggcacttaattagtatggaggaacgcatttttcccccaggttataacaatgggcgACGTCATAGACTATCCCTAAACTATCCTTACCTATCCACCAATGGGGGTTAATTCTGACCCTCTACCACTACTCTTGCTAacacgtttttttgttttgttttatgtttaaACGCAGCGAAAGTCCTTCACTATTACAACATTATGCAGAATGCTGGTAAGTTATTATTTGATTCTTCTTTGTTATAAATCGATTGTGGTTGCGCGGCTCTGCGATTTACGTATTTCTACTTATCATGCATTACCATGCCCAAAAAGTAAAGgggaataaaattaaaagcaagGATAAAACTGGACTACGATTTACTGCTGTTCCTTACTCCAGAAACTATAAGAGGAATTTTTTGGGTCGTTTGGGTGGACAGGCTTATGACTTGTCAAAggttgccttgaataccatcgaccaatcataattAACGCTCGTCCACCAAAGGGATCCCACAAATCACTGCACCCGAAAGCAATCTCTCTAGAGTTTTTGAAATGAGGAAATTGAGCTAAAATTGCCTTAAGCCTACGTGGTAAGACCGCAACATATACAATTTTTTTGCAGATATAGCTGAAGTTGACAAAGTCTGTGCCACAAATGTTCATATCACTTGCAGCAAGAAGTTTGTCGAAGCTGTGAagaacgacaaacacatctgtTCTGATGCAGTAGCTTGGATGAGATGCTACAAGGAGAATAATAATTGTGAtgaaaaatctttgatttaCCGTTACACCCAGTATGCCAGTCAGGTGGAACTATTTTTAGAGCAAGAATGCAGTCAAGCTGTTAATGACTGAATCTTTTGTTAACCGCCGATTTGGATGATAACAGAGTTGTAATGGAAGAGAAAAAggatattttgtaatctttcttcTGGTGCTATTGCATGAATAAGATAGCCGAACATAGTATAAACTAAAGGTTGTTATATCTACGTTATACCTcgaaaaaataaagttaaaggaGAAACGTTAAGAAATACTTATATCAATACTTGTATTCTAAGTAGAATGTATTTCGTAGAGTGCTCAATTCATTTCATTGAAGAGCATTGACTATAACTACATAttagttcaggcttcaggagtcATCATCTTTTATTGCGAGAGTGCTGTTTCGTGTGGTCAGAAATTATAGGACcacctgatgagtgtggtcctataATTTCGGACCAATTTTCCACCAACATACCTCTTTGACGACATCCGTGTTCAAAAAACTTTCGTGCCTTTTAAGGAGATTCTGGCATTAGGTTTTAAAGCTTTTTAGGAAAGTGTGCTTgataaaaaacataaaattggaCATGAAATTCGCAAAGAGTTTATTTACGTTTTCCTAATTTACTCCTGAACTATTTTTTATAGGGCTGGAATATGTAACCCAAAACTCAGGTATTTTAAAAAGTCAATGCAAGCTGATTGTTCAAGATGCTTATTCTTGTAGAGCATCGTACAAAATGGTAATGTTACGAATAGATAGACTACATTCATTAATTATATCACCAGGGGTGTGGGTAGGGGGCAGCGCATTTTGAGAGGAGATGGTAACAATTTCTGAAGGTACAAAGAGGGATGCAAATGCTTTTTAAATGCTACTTAAAAGATAAAGTGTTTGAGGGATTAGGGATAAACCATCACACAAGTGAAGTCCCTTATTTTCAAGTTCGTACTATTAGTTCAAAGTACTAAAAAATCAATAACATTGATATTTTTGAGTCCTTTGTGTTGTAAAGTAACCAGCTCAGTCTGTATGGTCGTAACCAACTGTGCCCTTATTGACTCCCATTAGCAACAATAGTAGTGGTATAGGGATGTTTTGGGGCTTGTTTTCGGCAAGAATCTCATTTATGAgggcaggaatacattaacgccgatgacgtcataaccttttgtctttatctcatgaagaAAATAGGCAGGATTCTCATTATCTCCCatcttttgtattttaaaaaaatggaaacaataGGCTCACGCAATGGCCTACGCCGgtctttattttataaataaaatgcATAGGAACAATTAACCCCTTTTTTGCGGAGGAATCGTTcatgccgatgacgtcatagcctttcGTCTCTAACTCATGGATAAAATGcggaggaatctcattaagataaggtcgtgtGCTATTTCTAAGTGGTTTAACCGGTCTGACAGGTTTTCGGTAAATGTCCTTGGTTTTCGATTCGTTGATTAGAAAATAAGCAACGTTTTGACTGGTTAATTCATGGTGTTTGAGGAATAAACTCAAACTCGCCTGTGACTTACATTCACTGAGccgtaacgtaattatgcaTGTTGTAATTTCAGCGGCTGTCTTTTTTCCAGTTTACAAAAGCAAATGAGCTCTTTTTAGcaccaaagaaaatgttttactTAGTTGAATACCCTACACTCCTCCTACTCCTTCACtgacaattaattaattacttcttttttctttttactttctctCCACCACATCGACCCCACGTGGACCCTACGGCCAACTTTTATCTTAACATAGCCTCGTGAATAGTGAAGCTATATACaatcaccaccaccacaaccaccaccagcacatttctattgttttctctccttcttATTTCTATCGTTTCGGTTTGGAATGGAAGTCTTCTGACCATGGAGTGCAAACGGAGAAAGCTTAAAATAGGGTGCCCACATTGCATAGGTAGTTTTCAGTGGCGCACTAACTGACATTTCCTTTGCAAATCACTGACACTTTCactaaaaagtgaaaacagcTGTTTAGGTTGGCTTTTCTCGACTTCGATAGAACACCATTTTGTCGAAATCGGCCAGATGAattactcgaccaatatttgggtataggtgagccgctgaaGGTACCTGAGTACCCTGATAGGACAACTCCCTCAGACGGGGACAAGGTTATCAAGCACACCTGTCAACTTGTACTTATCTTAGCTAGACAAGGGTGCCAAGAACAATAGCATTTACATTTATTCCAGTAAATGTTTTGGGTGATGACGTACTAAATATCTGCAAACGTTTGCTTTAAGACGAAATCGCTCATGCATGAAAcaccctgtttataattagaacaGACTCGCACAAATCATGCACACTGTTGAGGACAGACTTGCacgaaattgtataccctgtttaggacagacctGTGCCAAACTATAtgccctgtttaggacagagaggacgaaaaccataccctatccagcggcacattcccGTGTAGGCCGTATAAGggataaccccccccccccccccagggatAGCAGACAGTTGTTCAACATCACGAACAGATGTTTCAACATCACGCCATTTGAGTAACTAAACATATGTCGTTAGTGAAGCGTTATGAGATTTCTCTACGGGAATTCATCGTTAGAAGGCATCAATTTCAACATAAAAGGAGAATAGGAAAAAACAGTTAAAGAAACGTATGAAGGAAAAGGCCTGTCAGCTGATGAGTTTTACTGACTGGTTCTGAGAAGTATCATCTCCCAACGGCTTGTCGGTTCTACTCGccagaagaaaagaaaggaaaatcatgctgcctgtgtgcttgttatctgctgtttgaCCCGCGTTATCAACGCAAGATAATTGAAGACGAAGCGATCCACAACTTTTGGTGATTTTTGGGTGAGGACTTTTTCTTGCCTGTTATAAAACCGCCAGGAGcttactttaataataaattgttgcctTCTTGCAGATCTTCGAAGTTCAGCTTTTCTTTTCCTGCCACCAGCGTTCTTTTGTTTGCTCCGCTGGATTCAATTCGTCCTGATAGAAATTCAAAGAGTGCGTGAcggcaaagtgtttttatttttcttagacAAGCATTGCATTGAAAGTTGCGCAGAGCCGCTACATTCCTTATGAAATAGTTTTCCAGCCCgattcttttcctttctctctagcgcacccaaattcccccttccccttcccctttgaacgcctgccacgcaggctattctAGTCACGACCCGCCTAGAAATGACCTTTTCCCACAGTACCTTAGGAGCTGCGCCTTTGAATGATGAGGAAGCACATgagtgtgaaaaaaaattgcaactgatGAAGTTTGCGTGTTCTCTAGAGGTAAAACTGTTGAAAGGGAGTGTTTCAGTTCAAAGATATACCTGACAAGACGCAAAACATTTGAAGATAAAAAGGCgtgtttcaattttttgatctttgaaaaaaatctttttgaaaTCTACATAAAATTGGCTCGTTGATAGTGGTTTTGTTGTCGTAGTGTAAAGCATTTTCACATAGTGCtgcaggcgcggatctaggataaatactgaccgttTTTCTaaacgagcgccgaaggcgTAAGCTTCCAGTGGGGTCCAGAGGCATGCACCCCCGTGAAAtcttttttgatttttctccCTTAAGTcacctttcctgggtttctgagtcattcagtcaggatattggccagattttaacttggaaagttttattttatgaaaaatttatttagttatgaAAACTCTGACCGATTTttgtaaaacggtggaaaccggtgtggatccgcgcctgtgCTGTGTGTTTGAATTTGCAATAGTGAGTTGCGCCAGGTGCGAATTTTTGTAACGCCATGTTTATTTTATGTTCTATTGCAGTGTGTTGGAAAAGCACGTTGTTTCTTTGGCGTAAAGATGCCAGTTGTGTGACAAACCCGAAAACCCGAACTGTCCAGATTGCGTTGGTTGGTCCAAGGAACAATGTAGTTTTCGCCACACGGGATTGTTGTTTGACAGATCGAGCAGACCTTACTGTGGCACCGACATTAAGCTCCGAGAAGTCgggccgggtattctgaagtattagggactttaagatccaacgacgcggatggcgacgagaacgtcaaaaaaacaataggttttattagcaaaacaagaactttgcacgtgcatccccctttttatgtacatttctttcccgtttttgcacgactacgacgtgaaaatgcctaatttcgtgttttgtagaggacgtaaacaagcaacgacgaaattttatttctctttctgagcttggatatggtcccttgaaattcaacttcaggagggttcgcctacatttgacaaagtaattgGGTACGAATAATCGCTattaagactgaaagaacgcaaacacacttttttaagcgacgttctcgtggccgtcgcgtcgttggatcttaaagtccctatttgCTATCAACTGAACAACTAGGTAAGTGTACTTTGCTTTTATAGTGCGACAGATTGTATTATTTCAGATTGTTTAGATAACAAAACGGTAAATGTCAGGAAAGACTTGACATTGCTGCTAGAAGTCAAACTTAAAACCTCACCACATGCGAGAAAtgatgtgttttcatgtgtagttttaagtaaaatgttGTTGCCCGCGATAGTACTAATTTTAAGACATGGTACAGTTGCAGTAGACTCTTACCaaaattgttaataataataaaaaataatttatggtTGCTCTAATGCAACTATATGCTGGAAAAGCAATGTAGCCTTGTGGTTAGTTGGTCAGTGGGCTTCAATCCACTTCGAGCATTCCAGGAATGAGCTAGCCCTGGCTGAGTTCACCATTCTGTGTTCTTGAACAAGACACTTAACTCTAACAATGCCTCACTCCAGTAATAATATTACATTTGGAGGTTTGGGTGGAACACATACTTGTAAGAATAAAACCCTAGTATTTAACTGTGaggatcatttccactttcataGGTTCtgtttgtcttatttttttaaaagaatttttctaGTCAGACACAGAAGGAATTTGGCAATATTACTGAAGATAAGAGCTACTTTCGGGCCGTACAGCACAGAAGTTACAGCTAACAGTATCACTCTAGATGTATTTCAGtacaaaaccaacaacaatAAAGATGGCAGGTCCTACACGTGTGTCTACAATCATTCCCATGAGCCACAGAGTTTTACTAATATCGCGGGCtcttaacaatatcaataatGACTAAAaatattctattttcttttaagaataagAACTGAAGAACCAAAGTGACCTGCAAAACCCACTACTACACAGAAGTGGATGAAACATATCACTAAAAATCTTGTTATTATCCATACTTATTAGGTCCATGGGTTCTTTCAGTGATGGATTTTAAGACATGGAAATAAGAGTAAGTATAAAATATGTAGTTTTGGTAATAAGGGTACAAAAGAATACTTGGTCAAAAACTTTatatcatttgtttttgtttattttaaacaaaaacgtCAATGAATTTAAATCTGGAAGCTTTTGTTTTGGTCTGTTGTATCTGTCTAAAACTATTTGACCAGTCATATATGGGTATTGTGAGGTTCTGAACTCCCTGTATTCTCTTTCTAGTATTTTGGTCGTATCTGCTTGACTTCTTATGGGCAATTGTTTTGCATAAGTTGTTGAGAGGGAAATAGTAGGAGGAAATGGGGAGAATTTGGCATGGGTGGTTTTGACGAAATAGTGATATCTTGCGTTCCCTatgatatgaaaaaattatatgATATGGTGTCGAAAAAATAGCTATCATTAAAACCAATGTAAGTGTCCATCCTTACTGATGGTTTGTGTTGAGTGACAGTATAatatattagtatatacacactcagtgatcttggtaattcaagcaatttaattggttagctatctcggactatgacgttatattcaccgcgctaggccgtgaatataaagcagaacaaaatcgctgtcgtaaattgggtgttttgccaaagtttcatagtacagactttttgaaaatacacgaatatccaagtgctgatgactttgaaggcaagaaaagacttcatggtgtttaaacagcatgatttattgtgaagtggtttactgtagctgactttttgtacgctcgaagctatgtgcACTACGGAGGAAAAcaaggtcgctttgtcactgttttgtgatttcgggattttctcgcaagaccaattttgcccataaatagaagttaatgtATGGAggaacaagaatcgccgaaaggcgatttttaactgggctgcaaaggggctatttttttttgaggggagggggcggctatacacactcaggctaccataaaaccttgtcggcaaccattgcatgcaacagaatctcatgtgagactgaaacataaactcgttcagaacattgtacccttttgaaagactttcgtaaccaaaaaaaaagagtaccatttttaagtgggggctgtataataacttttaaattccaccattatgaataaaaataaacaagttagccattaattctaaacaggaaacaatttgtattatttccacgcacccctcccccaatccctctgtgccccaaaatatagcgtgacagtataacgtgactaatttgacgtaaccggaaattccaaaaattgttgtccttctacgagcataaaatgcgacagactgagctgatttacactagacagaaatattgtaatgtatgaaaaccagaagtatactaaaacagacagttaactgcccattgatcccgcctgatccaggggcctcactgactgcacggagactttactgcgcttttcacaaacatgcgaactctaaagttcaaaagccaccttcacaattgtgtttatcgctgccgtcaatcataattacgatcacaagcaacgaaccttgaaacagagaaacacacaaaacggatcaaaatccacaaatcacaaaccatgaccttttgaacccgtgaagtaaagttttgtttcctaagaggtccgttaagatgattgacagcagcgaaaaacgcaatcgtcggttgggttctgaacttcagaattcgcatgtttgtgaaaagtgcgatcctaatttgcggtccacagtctacatgaaaacgcactattttttccacaagatgaagaatattcagttttaagattttcgtcatggtatttttctctaacttaaaggaataaaatcctttgcattttgagacctaaaaaagtttaaagatttctcgctcgcatgttgcgttcaccagcacgcacttcaaacaatgtaaatagatgaaacgatcgataacatataCCGatgtgagttaaaaattcgctccagttctgtttgtctcacccaagacTAACTTTTCCTCATagaagataactatgccgctttataactcgtccgaagtttttgtgccagctaaacaatatggaaacactattcacagtgactccttggatattaaaaagactgaacgtgatgcactattatgcctttgtttacttctgatcacatcttcaagcgaagtctctcttttcaagcgattcatctcaatgcccAATAATTGACCCTTCTATGTCAGTTAAAATCCTATGGTTCATTtttatattaatgctgtttttgcccctcacattgactgtgttcgttcgtattcaaaacacctttacgaaaataaaggtcgtagaagtcatgtgtgttatgtttcgagataaatggattatacgcttttttaagtttccattttgcggtgaattcagtttacatctccataaaatggtaaaagaaatatcaagaaacatcacgagagctgaaaattttcaaaggcatgtttctgaaactcgctaatgctgacatcaatatagcgtgcttgctgaatgggcgaaaacacagaattgtgatcacaagatcttgtacaaatttaatgataaaagcttagcaagatacagatacaaacaaaagcaaaccccctgaaacttcgacgtgggctacacttgtatgctctactcagtcaccaaaccttgtcaagTAATAGCtgctattttcctcaagtcgctctctgtgaagctcccggatgggatgtcccggtgaagctttaaacttgtgtgcgaaattctcagagttcctatttttgtccgtgtcttctttatcctcagtatccgaaatttagacctccaaagtggcgtgtgttgcattaaatagaaggaaatatttaaaggaaaagccagtcttctaacatggcaaagttgtcacgtcccttgCTCATGACGTGCGTCAGATCAGGATTCATctgccattcatcggcaactgagttgttcgcttcactgactatgacggcttacaatcaagtcttcagccatagtgtcgtcaactggtgaaatactttgctcataaattgtgcttcttaattgctcatgtactaaCATCGATCGATAGTTCACGAAGCGGCACGGCGTTtcaaacctgacgctcacagtcatcttttcagtcttttagtgtgaacctaccgtgaacggcgtgtcggtttgaatgcaacgcgagcatttctctgagtttcccagcgccaacatcatctaactgacttaaactcgaacaatgaaaaaattatagagtgactcccaTGATTGAgtcgcttcgaacaacgcaaatagccttcttcaggttcgcaacgccttgtgggtttttcaTGGGGAGCGCAgacaaggtacaaaaagtatccgtgcaaggctccgtgcaagagaaactcatatgaaaccatctgtgagaacatcgtttctcggtaccaaACCCTCGTGTCTTTCCTCCCCCGGGCTACCACTTTTCGACACCGACGACCGAAAGCCCATTTTATGGCTGGGcagcacaggcagcccagtaaagaggaaggcaaatattttcaaaaattgtacgtgccagcaagttaacaaggcaaagaattttggagattcaacaatattaacttcgccttcggcgaataattgttaattattactaacttcacaattatttttcttgcaaCTTATGACAATGAAACTTTGAAAGAGGAAAAGCGGCAGTTGTTATACGATAAGGGAACCATAATAAACTGACTGTTTTATACTGAGTGGTGTTATTTGCTTAATCTTTAGTGGAATGATTGTAACCTATGCTTGTGTACAAAATACAAATCTAGCAACAATTGTGTTGTAAA
This window encodes:
- the LOC140935455 gene encoding uncharacterized protein; translation: MTLYLTYLSILLYMIASSEGCQREQVRKCSKIYLEDLDVIPGSDISSHCQRLKDVVGCVWSDMPSCTGEVITQWRAWVLQVASLETFLGICPEDYLNLQLMYDALPEDSKVLHYYNIMQNADIAEVDKVCATNVHITCSKKFVEAVKNDKHICSDAVAWMRCYKENNNCDEKSLIYRYTQYASQVELFLEQECSQAVND